The following are encoded together in the Hippoglossus stenolepis isolate QCI-W04-F060 chromosome 12, HSTE1.2, whole genome shotgun sequence genome:
- the ism1 gene encoding isthmin-1 — translation MVRLAAELLLLLGLLLLTLHITVLRSSPLPQGNVTLSLDQDTALTENNINVKSSSSAHLAPEDRRSGPEHRLALPWAQGSNVHRDGAGTFILDLHNFPDLSKADINGQNPNIQVTIEVVDGLEGHEPEKGLRKESKPNWASPNWRNWWPRTSSSTTTTHQAEEHERSYGSNSEDSNFLRPPADWDRRGGTGGGSKAQAEYDYMEGEGDWSNWSACSVTCGNGNQKRTRSCGYACTATESRTCDMPNCPGIEDAFRTAATEVSLLAGTDEFNATELFGVDTDSCERWMNCKSEFLKKYMTKVANDLPSCPCSYPTEVAYSVAEVHDAPTRKDFRWKDASGPKEKLEIYKPTARYCIRSMLTLESTTLAAQHCCYDDNMKLITRGKGAGAPNLISTEFSADLHYKVDILPWIICKGDWSRYNQARPPNNGQKCPDNPQDEDYSKQFEEAREF, via the exons ATGGTGCGTCTGGCGGcggaactgctgctgctcctgggaCTCCTTCTCCTCACCTTGCACATCACGGTGCTGCGGAGCAGTCCGCTGCCGCAGGGAAATGTCACCCTGAGCCTGGATCAGGACACAGCACTTACAGAG aacaaCATCAACGTAAAAAGCAGCTCCTCGGCCCATCTGGCTCCTGAAGACCGGAGGTCCGGTCCAGAACACCGGTTGGCGCTGCCCTGGGCACAAGGCAGCAACGTACACAGGGACGGCGCTGGCACTTTCATCCTAGATCTGCATAATTTCCCCGACCTCTCCAAAGCCGACATCAATGGACAGAATCCCAACATACAG GTGACCATTGAAGTGGTGGATGGACTGGAGGGCCATGAGCCAGAGAAAGGCCTCCGCAAGGAAAGCAAACCCAACTGGGCTTCTCCTAACTGGAGAAACTGGTGGCCTCGTACTTCGTCTTCCACTACCACCACACATCAGGCCGAGGAGCACGAGCGCTCCTACGGGAGCAACAGCGAGGACAGTAACTTCCTCAGGCCGCCGGCAGACtgggacaggagaggaggcacCGGGGGAGGAAGCAAAGCTCAAGCTGAATATG ACTAtatggaaggagagggtgacTGGAGTAACTGGTCGGCGTGCAGTGTGACCTGCGGAAACGGCAACCAGAAGAGGACCAGGTCCTGCGGTTACGCCTGCACGGCCACCGAATCCAGGACTTGCGACATGCCCAACTGTCCAG GTATCGAGGATGCCTTCAGGACAGCAGCGACTGAAGTCAGCCTGTTAGCCGGAACAGATGAGTTCAATGCCACAGAACTCTTTGGTGTCG ACACCGACAGCTGTGAGCGATGGATGAACTGCAAGAGCGAATTCCTGAAGAAGTACATGACCAAGGTGGCAAACGACCTTCCCAGCTGCCCTTGCTCTTACCCAACTGAGGTGGCTTACAGCGTAGCGGAAGTACACGATGCCCCCACCCGCAAAGATTTCCGTTGGAAAGACGCCAGCGGGCCGAAAGAGAAGCTGGAGATCTACAAACCCACTGCGCGTTACTGCATCCGCTCCATGCTGACGCTGGAGTCCACCACGCTGGCGGCGCAGCACTGCTGCTACGACGACAACATGAAGCTCATCACCCGCGGGAAAGGGGCCGGCGCGCCCAACCTCATCAGCACAGAGTTCTCAGCTGACCTGCACTATAAGGTGGACATCCTGCCCTGGATCATTTGCAAAGGGGACTGGAGCCGCTACAACCAGGCCAGGCCGCCAAACAACGGGCAGAAATGTCCCGACAACCCTCAGGATGAGGACTACTCCAAACAGTTTGAAGAAGCAAGGGAATTCTAA